A single region of the Gephyromycinifex aptenodytis genome encodes:
- a CDS encoding aminotransferase-like domain-containing protein, which yields MSQDTHAPLEPHVSTVATLDPCPTADVRGDTAQGRLPLARRADGLLGSVIDSSTSLLAAQKHDIVRFAMGAPAADVTPWELFRDIAAQVLDASSFTYGATEGEPHLIDVLAKYTAGTSEPVHEERVVITSGGMQGLDLAFKLFVDPGDLVVIESPTYTNGSGTALSYGADLLEVPVDEDGLDVEQLEHLVRKLARAPKAIYTIPNFQNPSGVTLSEERRRRLVELAHHWGSIIIDDDPYGLLRFAGEEVPGFTQLMPEDPQLFSVRTFSKILAPGLRVGWVDADPRLRTLIISAKQAMDTCTNVPNQHVVAEFISRGGLDDHLSFLRNEYRTRKEAMREAIQEHLGDRVRMTDPEGGFFLWVTLQGPDAAVSSQRLFEIALAEGVAFIPGPALSPSKQFGDAFRLCFASTTPERTREGVARLTRALDRARAELA from the coding sequence ATGAGCCAGGACACGCACGCACCCCTCGAACCGCACGTGAGCACCGTTGCCACCCTCGATCCCTGCCCCACCGCGGACGTACGCGGAGACACTGCACAGGGCAGGTTGCCGTTGGCCCGCCGCGCCGACGGGCTGTTGGGCTCGGTCATCGACTCCTCCACCTCTTTGCTGGCGGCGCAGAAGCATGACATCGTCCGGTTCGCCATGGGGGCCCCGGCCGCCGACGTGACGCCGTGGGAACTGTTCCGCGACATCGCCGCCCAGGTCCTCGACGCCAGCTCGTTCACCTACGGCGCAACCGAGGGTGAACCTCACCTCATCGACGTCCTGGCGAAGTACACCGCGGGCACGAGTGAACCCGTCCACGAAGAGCGGGTCGTCATAACCAGCGGCGGGATGCAGGGCCTGGACCTGGCCTTCAAACTTTTCGTCGATCCCGGCGATCTGGTGGTCATCGAGTCCCCGACGTACACGAACGGGTCAGGCACAGCGTTGTCCTACGGCGCCGACCTCCTGGAGGTTCCCGTCGACGAGGACGGTCTGGACGTGGAGCAACTGGAGCACCTCGTGCGAAAGCTCGCGCGGGCACCCAAGGCGATCTACACGATCCCCAACTTCCAGAACCCCTCAGGCGTGACGCTCAGCGAAGAACGTCGCCGTCGCCTGGTCGAACTCGCCCACCATTGGGGCAGCATCATCATCGACGACGACCCCTACGGCCTGCTGCGCTTCGCCGGGGAGGAAGTTCCCGGTTTCACCCAACTCATGCCCGAGGACCCGCAGCTGTTCTCAGTGCGGACCTTCAGCAAGATCCTCGCTCCCGGCCTTCGGGTGGGCTGGGTCGACGCCGACCCGCGACTGCGCACCCTCATCATCAGTGCCAAGCAGGCAATGGACACGTGTACGAACGTGCCGAACCAGCACGTGGTGGCCGAGTTCATCAGCCGCGGCGGTCTGGACGACCACCTGAGCTTCCTGCGCAACGAGTACCGCACCCGCAAGGAGGCCATGCGCGAGGCGATCCAGGAGCACCTGGGCGACCGGGTCCGCATGACCGACCCCGAGGGCGGCTTCTTCCTGTGGGTGACGCTGCAGGGGCCGGACGCGGCAGTGTCGAGTCAGCGGCTCTTCGAGATCGCGCTCGCTGAGGGGGTCGCGTTCATCCCTGGCCCGGCGCTGTCGCCCTCCAAACAGTTTGGGGACGCCTTCCGGCTGTGCTTCGCT
- a CDS encoding M24 family metallopeptidase, with translation MQDTIITSVEYESRLADVRARMDLAGLSALLVTDPGNIYYLTGYNAWSFYTPQVLFVPMAGDMILFTREMDAKGAHRTSWLPPDSIVGYPERYVHRPHLHPFDWVAFALRQRWLVAPASAGSVGLEMDSHFTSPKGVRALVHNLPEWKIVDCFELVNWVRLIKSDTEIQLMRSAARVTTKAMEAAIEAIQVGVAQNVVAGEIARAQALGDGDAWGDYPAIVPMLPTGEAADTPHLTWTNQPFTSGDAVVVELAGAHRRYNVPLARTVMLGQPGDELLRLEEAVAAGLQAVLDTTRAGVPASALAHAWNWKLAEYGLEKSSRLGYSIGIGYPPDWGERTVSIRSEDETTLTENMTFHIICGMWMTGYGYEVSESIRVTADGVETFTSFPRGLIRR, from the coding sequence ATGCAGGACACGATCATCACCAGCGTCGAATACGAATCGCGGCTGGCCGACGTCCGGGCCCGAATGGACCTGGCCGGGCTCTCGGCGTTGCTCGTCACCGACCCGGGCAACATCTACTACCTCACCGGGTACAACGCGTGGTCCTTCTACACCCCGCAGGTGCTCTTCGTGCCGATGGCCGGTGACATGATCCTGTTCACTCGGGAGATGGACGCCAAGGGCGCCCACCGCACGTCGTGGCTACCACCGGACTCGATCGTGGGATACCCCGAACGCTACGTTCACCGCCCCCACCTGCACCCCTTCGACTGGGTCGCCTTCGCACTGCGGCAGCGCTGGCTGGTTGCTCCTGCCTCCGCGGGTAGCGTCGGGTTGGAGATGGACTCGCACTTCACCTCACCCAAGGGGGTGCGTGCGCTGGTGCACAACCTGCCTGAATGGAAGATCGTCGACTGCTTCGAGCTGGTCAACTGGGTTCGCCTCATCAAATCGGACACCGAGATACAGCTCATGCGTTCGGCTGCGCGCGTGACGACCAAGGCAATGGAGGCGGCGATCGAGGCCATCCAGGTCGGCGTTGCACAGAACGTCGTCGCCGGTGAGATCGCGCGCGCCCAAGCCCTGGGTGACGGGGACGCCTGGGGCGACTACCCAGCGATCGTGCCCATGCTGCCGACCGGCGAAGCGGCCGACACCCCTCATCTGACGTGGACGAACCAACCGTTCACCTCCGGGGACGCCGTGGTTGTAGAGTTGGCCGGCGCCCACCGGCGCTACAACGTGCCGCTGGCCCGCACGGTGATGCTCGGGCAACCCGGAGACGAACTTCTCCGTCTGGAAGAAGCGGTGGCTGCCGGGCTGCAAGCGGTGCTCGACACTACCCGCGCCGGGGTGCCCGCCTCTGCGCTCGCCCACGCCTGGAATTGGAAGCTGGCCGAGTACGGGCTGGAGAAGTCCAGCCGGCTGGGCTATTCCATCGGTATCGGCTACCCGCCGGACTGGGGCGAACGAACCGTCAGCATCCGCAGCGAGGACGAGACGACCCTGACGGAGAACATGACTTTCCACATCATCTGCGGCATGTGGATGACCGGCTACGGCTACGAGGTTTCCGAGTCGATTCGCGTCACCGCCGACGGCGTGGAGACCTTCACATCCTTCCCACGCGGCCTCATCCGCCGCTGA
- a CDS encoding NAD-dependent succinate-semialdehyde dehydrogenase, producing the protein MTTSTITLKERAAAAIAAVPTGLYINGQWSEAASGARTDVLNPATEEVLASIADGGPQDAQRAIEVAAATQKTWGRTPPRERSLILRRAYELVMERQEELALVMTAEMGKPLAEAKGEVAYAAEFLRWFSEEAVRIGGDATLSGDGKTRILVTREPVGPCVLVTPWNFPLAMGARKIGPAIAAGCTMVFKPAHLTPLSSFALTQILAEAGLPAGVLNVVCSSEAGSVVGPWMSSGLARKISFTGSTGVGVKLLEQASEHVMRSSMELGGNAPFIVFEDADLDAAVEGAMIAKMRNMGEACTAANRLFVHRSVADDFAARLAARMSSLVVGDGIAEGTQVGPLVEEKALRKVEELVADARAKGAAVVCGGERVGNAGFFYAPTVLSGVSSESALMSQEIFGPVAPIIPFDAEDEVLALANDTPWGLVGYVYTRDVERGFRVTEALEVGMCGLNTGLVSNPAAPFGGVKASGLGREGGRVGIEEFLEMKYLALPRA; encoded by the coding sequence ATGACCACTTCCACCATCACCCTCAAAGAGCGCGCAGCCGCCGCGATCGCCGCAGTCCCGACCGGTCTGTACATCAACGGGCAGTGGAGCGAGGCCGCCTCAGGGGCACGCACCGACGTCCTCAACCCCGCCACCGAAGAGGTTCTCGCCTCCATCGCCGACGGTGGCCCCCAAGACGCGCAACGCGCGATCGAGGTTGCCGCCGCCACCCAGAAAACCTGGGGTCGGACTCCGCCCCGTGAACGCAGCCTGATCCTGCGCCGCGCTTACGAACTCGTCATGGAACGCCAAGAAGAACTGGCGCTGGTGATGACCGCAGAGATGGGTAAGCCGCTAGCTGAGGCGAAGGGCGAGGTCGCCTACGCCGCGGAGTTTCTGCGCTGGTTTTCTGAAGAGGCCGTCCGTATCGGCGGCGACGCCACCCTGTCCGGCGACGGAAAAACTCGCATCCTGGTTACCCGGGAGCCGGTGGGTCCCTGCGTGCTCGTCACCCCCTGGAATTTCCCCCTGGCCATGGGCGCCCGCAAAATCGGCCCGGCCATCGCAGCCGGCTGCACCATGGTGTTCAAACCGGCACACCTGACACCGTTGAGCTCCTTCGCGCTCACCCAGATCCTGGCTGAGGCCGGCTTGCCTGCCGGTGTGCTCAACGTCGTATGCAGCTCCGAGGCAGGTTCCGTTGTCGGGCCCTGGATGAGCAGCGGACTGGCTCGCAAGATCTCGTTCACGGGCTCTACCGGAGTCGGGGTGAAACTGCTGGAGCAGGCCAGCGAGCACGTCATGCGCAGTTCGATGGAACTGGGAGGCAACGCCCCGTTCATCGTGTTCGAGGACGCCGACCTCGACGCCGCCGTTGAGGGCGCGATGATCGCCAAGATGCGCAACATGGGCGAGGCGTGCACCGCAGCCAACCGGCTGTTCGTGCACCGCAGCGTCGCCGACGACTTCGCCGCGCGCTTGGCCGCCCGGATGAGTTCGTTGGTCGTGGGCGACGGCATCGCCGAAGGCACTCAGGTCGGACCGCTCGTGGAAGAGAAGGCACTGCGCAAGGTGGAAGAGCTCGTCGCCGACGCCCGCGCAAAGGGCGCGGCGGTCGTCTGCGGAGGGGAGCGGGTCGGGAACGCCGGATTCTTCTACGCCCCGACCGTGCTGTCCGGGGTGTCATCGGAATCGGCGCTGATGTCGCAAGAGATTTTCGGTCCCGTCGCCCCGATCATTCCCTTCGATGCCGAGGATGAGGTGCTCGCACTGGCCAATGACACCCCCTGGGGGCTGGTCGGGTACGTGTACACCCGCGACGTGGAGCGTGGCTTCCGAGTCACCGAAGCGCTCGAAGTCGGCATGTGCGGACTGAACACGGGTCTGGTCTCCAACCCCGCCGCCCCGTTCGGTGGTGTCAAAGCCTCAGGCCTGGGCCGCGAGGGCGGCAGGGTCGGCATCGAGGAGTTCCTGGAGATGAAGTACCTCGCGCTTCCGCGCGCCTAA
- a CDS encoding FAD-binding and (Fe-S)-binding domain-containing protein — protein sequence MSTLTRGETLTCEADAATIVAALQAAGVEADASSRRLAEYAYDASNYRLRPLLVAFPRSGAQVRTAVRVAGAHGASIIVRGGGTSMAGNAIGIGVVLDLSRYMRAIGPVDEAGGTVEAQPGVVLSTLTNHVEAVTGGRLTFAPDPSSKTRATLGGAIGNDACGNHSVRYGRTSDHVVELDVVLSDGSALTVFRGGLRATDPDDVVSVARAAELNDHLMQLARTHLADLRTHLGRIPRQVSGYHLRHLLPEEGFDVARALVGSEGTCVIVVGARMRLVERPSSALLVCLGYDDVVDAALDVPMILSEDPAAVEGIDSAIVETMRWRRGDDAVAGMPAGSAWLYVDLDGDDLDRVRERAERLIERCAAAGRLVEGRVVADGVDRAKLWRVREDGAGLSARLAPHLAPGRGESWPGWEDAAVAPEALADYLRDLRALLEQHGLEGVMYGHFGAGCMHVRITYDLRTPAGRAVFEQFTSAAARLVVAHGGSLSGEHGDGRARSALLPIMYPPSILAAFAQFKQAWDPQKRFGPGSIVDPAEFVDDLALAAVPDRAWPTTFHLPRTQGQDPFVHAVQSCIGVGRCRSDSGGVMCPSYRATRDEKDSTRGRARVLQEIVRNAPSPEAGWRSDEVREALDLCLSCKACSSDCPVGVDMATYKSEFFDHYYAGRLRPRSHYSLGELPRLLAVAARVPGSTRVANALLSGPLGGTAMRAAGLTDRRRPPRLAEPDAWIRQVAAAGADRPGSGTGDVLILVDSFTRGFRPQVAGAATAVLREAGEDVEIAPDACCGLTWISTGRLSAARRVLTRAVKVLDDDTQRPIVVLEPSCAAAFASDLPELLGTPAARRVGAPRTQLRPACRRPGRPRPTRPVRRSIA from the coding sequence ATGAGCACGCTCACCCGCGGTGAGACCCTCACGTGTGAGGCCGATGCCGCGACCATCGTCGCCGCCTTGCAAGCGGCAGGGGTGGAAGCGGATGCGTCGTCCAGGCGCTTGGCCGAGTACGCATACGACGCCTCGAACTATCGGCTCCGGCCGTTACTCGTGGCGTTCCCACGCAGCGGTGCGCAGGTGCGCACCGCTGTTCGGGTGGCAGGAGCACACGGCGCATCGATCATCGTCCGCGGTGGTGGCACCTCCATGGCTGGCAACGCCATCGGCATCGGCGTCGTGTTGGATCTGTCTCGGTACATGCGGGCTATCGGCCCTGTCGACGAGGCGGGGGGCACCGTCGAGGCACAGCCGGGAGTGGTGCTCTCCACGCTGACCAATCACGTAGAGGCGGTGACGGGCGGGCGCCTGACGTTCGCGCCGGACCCGTCGTCGAAAACCCGCGCCACGTTGGGCGGTGCCATCGGAAATGACGCCTGCGGTAACCATTCGGTGCGGTACGGACGAACCTCCGATCACGTCGTCGAACTCGATGTCGTGCTCTCCGACGGCAGCGCCCTGACGGTGTTTCGTGGGGGGCTGCGCGCCACCGATCCTGATGACGTGGTGTCGGTCGCACGGGCCGCTGAGCTGAATGACCATCTGATGCAGTTGGCTCGCACCCACCTGGCAGACCTACGCACTCACCTAGGGCGTATTCCGCGTCAGGTCTCCGGCTATCACCTGCGGCACCTGCTTCCTGAAGAGGGTTTTGACGTCGCTCGGGCGCTGGTCGGCTCCGAAGGCACCTGCGTTATCGTCGTCGGCGCCCGAATGAGGCTGGTGGAACGCCCCAGCAGCGCCTTGCTCGTCTGCCTTGGTTACGACGACGTTGTCGACGCGGCACTGGACGTGCCGATGATCCTGTCCGAAGATCCGGCTGCCGTCGAGGGGATCGATTCGGCGATCGTGGAGACGATGCGGTGGCGACGCGGGGACGACGCTGTCGCCGGGATGCCCGCAGGCTCTGCGTGGCTCTACGTCGACCTCGACGGAGATGACCTGGACCGGGTCCGGGAACGGGCCGAGCGCCTCATCGAACGCTGTGCTGCCGCTGGACGGCTCGTGGAGGGCAGGGTCGTTGCCGACGGAGTCGATCGGGCGAAGCTGTGGCGGGTGCGGGAGGACGGTGCGGGCCTGTCCGCGCGCCTGGCTCCCCACCTGGCCCCTGGTCGGGGTGAGTCGTGGCCAGGGTGGGAAGACGCTGCCGTCGCACCGGAGGCGTTAGCCGACTATCTGCGTGACCTGCGCGCCCTCCTTGAGCAGCACGGCCTCGAGGGCGTGATGTACGGGCATTTCGGTGCCGGGTGTATGCACGTGCGGATCACCTATGACCTGCGCACCCCGGCCGGGAGAGCAGTGTTCGAGCAGTTCACGTCGGCCGCCGCGCGGCTGGTCGTGGCGCACGGCGGGTCTCTGTCCGGCGAACACGGTGACGGACGCGCGCGCTCGGCACTGCTGCCGATCATGTACCCGCCTTCCATTCTGGCTGCGTTCGCGCAGTTCAAGCAGGCGTGGGACCCGCAGAAGCGCTTCGGGCCGGGCAGCATTGTCGATCCTGCTGAGTTCGTGGACGATCTGGCGTTGGCGGCTGTGCCCGACCGTGCCTGGCCGACCACCTTTCACCTTCCGCGCACCCAGGGGCAGGACCCGTTCGTGCACGCCGTGCAAAGTTGTATCGGGGTCGGTCGCTGTCGCAGTGACTCCGGGGGAGTCATGTGCCCCAGCTATCGCGCAACCAGGGATGAGAAGGACTCGACCCGTGGCCGCGCCCGCGTCCTGCAGGAGATCGTGCGCAACGCGCCCAGCCCGGAAGCCGGATGGCGCAGCGACGAGGTCCGTGAAGCCCTCGATCTGTGCCTGTCTTGCAAGGCCTGTTCGAGTGACTGCCCGGTCGGGGTCGACATGGCCACGTACAAGTCCGAGTTCTTCGACCACTACTACGCCGGTCGGCTTCGCCCCCGCTCTCACTACTCCCTTGGTGAGTTGCCGCGCCTACTCGCGGTGGCCGCGCGCGTGCCGGGATCCACCAGGGTCGCCAACGCCCTGCTGAGTGGTCCGCTGGGTGGCACCGCGATGCGAGCCGCCGGCCTGACCGACCGGCGCCGCCCGCCGCGCCTGGCCGAACCGGATGCGTGGATCCGGCAGGTTGCCGCAGCTGGAGCGGACCGCCCCGGAAGCGGAACCGGCGACGTGCTGATCCTCGTCGACTCCTTCACTCGCGGGTTCCGCCCGCAGGTCGCCGGGGCGGCCACTGCGGTGCTGCGCGAAGCGGGGGAGGACGTCGAGATCGCCCCCGATGCGTGTTGCGGTTTGACGTGGATCTCCACTGGGCGGCTGAGCGCCGCCCGGCGCGTCCTGACGCGCGCGGTCAAAGTGCTCGACGACGACACTCAACGCCCCATCGTCGTGCTTGAACCGAGTTGCGCCGCGGCCTTCGCCAGCGACCTACCTGAACTTCTGGGCACACCTGCGGCACGCCGCGTCGGCGCGCCGCGTACGCAGCTTCGCCCAGCATGTCGCCGACCTGGGCGCCCAAGGCCTACTCGCCCCGTCAGGAGGTCGATTGCCTGA
- a CDS encoding aspartate aminotransferase family protein encodes MTSLSPLLKQATPVVVDHAAGSWIHGTDGRDYLDFTTGIGVTSTGHCHPRVVEAAREQCGKIIHAQYTTVMHQPLLQLTEKLGDVLPPKLDSVFYANSGSEAVESAVRLARMATGRPNIVVFQGGFHGRTVAAATLTTAGTRFSAGFSPLMGGVHMAPFPYAYRYGMDEASAVEFCLRELDYLFATRTAPSDTAAMLIEPALGDGGYLPTPPAFLQGLRERAQEHGILLIIDEVQAGCGRTGKFWGHDHAQVTPDILITAKGIASGFPISLMAAPTAVMEKAWPGSQGGTYGGNAVAAAAACATLDVIRDEELVENSRVRGEQLQEGLQQIAARHPAIGNVRGLGLMQGIEFTSADGTPDAKTAAAVQQETTRHELLTLTCGPLGNVIRLIPALVVSAEEIATGLERFEAAIAAVTES; translated from the coding sequence ATGACGTCTCTGAGTCCCCTTCTCAAGCAGGCCACCCCCGTCGTCGTCGACCATGCAGCCGGAAGCTGGATCCACGGCACCGACGGCCGGGACTACCTCGACTTCACCACCGGTATCGGCGTGACGAGCACCGGGCACTGTCACCCCCGCGTCGTCGAGGCGGCGCGCGAACAGTGCGGGAAGATCATCCACGCTCAGTACACAACCGTCATGCACCAACCGCTCCTGCAGCTGACGGAGAAGCTCGGTGATGTTTTGCCACCGAAGCTGGACTCGGTGTTCTACGCCAACTCTGGCTCTGAGGCGGTCGAGTCGGCGGTCCGTTTGGCCCGAATGGCGACCGGACGCCCCAACATCGTCGTCTTCCAGGGCGGATTCCACGGGCGTACCGTCGCGGCCGCCACGTTGACCACTGCAGGCACGCGATTTTCCGCCGGTTTCTCCCCCCTGATGGGAGGCGTGCACATGGCGCCGTTCCCCTACGCCTACCGCTACGGCATGGACGAGGCGAGCGCGGTCGAGTTCTGCTTGCGCGAGCTGGACTACCTGTTCGCAACTCGCACCGCGCCCTCGGACACGGCGGCCATGTTGATCGAGCCCGCGCTGGGCGACGGGGGATACCTGCCCACCCCGCCCGCTTTCTTGCAGGGCTTGCGCGAGCGCGCTCAGGAACACGGCATTCTGCTCATCATTGACGAAGTGCAGGCCGGGTGCGGGCGCACCGGTAAGTTCTGGGGGCACGACCACGCCCAGGTCACCCCCGACATTCTCATCACCGCCAAGGGCATCGCATCAGGCTTCCCGATCAGCCTCATGGCCGCGCCGACTGCCGTCATGGAGAAGGCCTGGCCAGGTAGCCAAGGTGGCACCTACGGTGGGAACGCTGTGGCGGCTGCCGCGGCGTGCGCGACCCTGGATGTGATCCGCGACGAGGAACTCGTCGAGAACTCCCGCGTCCGGGGCGAACAGTTGCAGGAGGGCCTGCAGCAGATCGCCGCACGTCACCCCGCGATCGGCAACGTGCGCGGGCTGGGTCTCATGCAGGGGATCGAGTTCACGAGCGCCGACGGCACTCCCGACGCCAAAACCGCTGCTGCGGTGCAGCAGGAAACGACTCGGCACGAACTGCTGACGTTGACGTGTGGTCCATTGGGCAACGTCATCCGGCTCATCCCGGCGTTGGTCGTCTCAGCTGAAGAGATCGCCACCGGCCTGGAACGCTTCGAGGCTGCCATTGCTGCGGTGACCGAGAGCTGA
- a CDS encoding D-2-hydroxyacid dehydrogenase: protein MTSHTRQSSPQAQPRVVVLSAPGAPDLPNADALGELVALDVVHADGLGEALHGASMLLLWDFFSAALRDAWWGADALEWVHVAAAGVDAILFDDLRDSDVVLTNAHGTFDQPIAEYVAAAVLAHDKRLHESAALQRAGTWRHRETRRTAGSQALVIGTGGIGRAIARLLRALGMQVRGGGRTAREDDPDFGTVVPTDSLAEHIGWADHVVLVAPLTQGTRGLIDAQVLAAMKPSAHLINVGRGALVDEDALIAALGSGRPSAATLDVFMTEPLPSDHPFWGMDNVAISAHMCGDVLGWRDELAAQFEDNLRRRLAGQPLRNVVDKNLGYVPRPN, encoded by the coding sequence GTGACCTCGCATACCCGCCAATCCAGCCCCCAGGCACAGCCGCGGGTTGTCGTGCTGTCGGCGCCCGGCGCTCCCGACCTACCCAACGCCGACGCACTCGGCGAACTCGTCGCCCTGGACGTCGTGCACGCCGACGGGCTGGGTGAGGCTCTGCACGGCGCTTCGATGCTCTTGCTGTGGGACTTCTTCTCTGCCGCGCTCCGCGACGCCTGGTGGGGCGCCGACGCGCTGGAGTGGGTGCATGTGGCTGCCGCCGGTGTCGATGCGATCCTCTTCGATGACTTGCGCGATTCCGACGTCGTTCTCACCAACGCTCACGGGACCTTCGATCAGCCCATCGCCGAGTACGTGGCGGCGGCCGTGCTCGCCCACGACAAACGCCTGCATGAGAGCGCCGCGTTGCAGCGCGCCGGCACGTGGCGCCACCGAGAGACGCGGCGCACCGCAGGCTCGCAGGCACTGGTCATCGGCACCGGTGGCATCGGACGTGCCATCGCCAGATTGCTGCGCGCCTTGGGCATGCAGGTCCGTGGCGGTGGGCGCACCGCGCGCGAGGACGACCCGGACTTCGGGACCGTCGTGCCGACCGATTCCCTGGCCGAGCACATCGGATGGGCCGACCACGTGGTGCTGGTGGCCCCGCTGACGCAGGGCACACGCGGGCTCATCGACGCGCAGGTGCTGGCGGCGATGAAGCCCAGCGCGCACCTGATCAACGTGGGGCGCGGGGCCCTGGTCGACGAGGACGCCCTCATCGCGGCTCTCGGCTCGGGTAGGCCCAGCGCAGCCACGCTCGATGTCTTCATGACCGAGCCGCTACCGAGCGACCACCCGTTCTGGGGCATGGACAACGTGGCCATCTCGGCTCACATGTGCGGCGACGTGCTCGGATGGCGGGATGAACTGGCCGCACAGTTCGAGGACAACCTACGTCGCCGACTCGCCGGGCAGCCGCTGCGCAACGTCGTGGACAAGAACCTCGGCTATGTCCCCCGCCCCAACTGA